One Nonomuraea angiospora DNA segment encodes these proteins:
- a CDS encoding VOC family protein, which produces MGLQLVQVNFKARDDSALGRFWADALGWGVSSEGPGVTNVEPVDFVWPDPTAVCVDVVTVPDPETVKYRVHLDLATTSAAHQTELVARLKELGATPADVGQGDVPWTVLADPEGNVFCVLEPREIYRDTGPIAAVVVDCADPRAMARFWGEAVDWTVHEVTDDHARLRSAKGVGPYLEFLRTTPGAKTVWNRVHLDLAPDRRDEQAAEVARLQTLGATRADVGQGDVPWIVLADPEGNEFCVLGPG; this is translated from the coding sequence CGGCGCTCGGCCGGTTCTGGGCCGACGCCCTCGGTTGGGGTGTCTCCAGCGAGGGACCCGGTGTGACCAACGTCGAACCCGTGGACTTCGTCTGGCCGGACCCTACGGCCGTCTGCGTCGACGTCGTCACCGTCCCGGACCCCGAAACGGTGAAGTACCGCGTGCACCTCGATCTGGCCACCACCTCCGCGGCCCATCAGACGGAGCTGGTCGCGCGCCTGAAGGAGCTCGGCGCGACGCCCGCCGACGTGGGCCAGGGCGACGTCCCCTGGACGGTTCTGGCCGACCCGGAGGGCAACGTGTTCTGCGTGCTGGAGCCTCGGGAGATCTACCGGGACACCGGGCCGATCGCCGCGGTCGTGGTCGACTGCGCGGACCCGCGGGCCATGGCCCGGTTCTGGGGCGAGGCGGTGGACTGGACCGTCCACGAGGTGACCGACGATCATGCGCGGCTGCGCTCCGCCAAGGGTGTCGGGCCGTACCTCGAGTTCCTCCGTACCACGCCCGGCGCGAAGACCGTGTGGAACCGCGTCCATCTCGACCTGGCGCCGGACCGCCGTGACGAGCAAGCGGCGGAGGTGGCCCGGCTGCAGACCCTCGGCGCGACGCGCGCCGACGTCGGCCAGGGCGACGTCCCGTGGATCGTCCTCGCCGACCCGGAGGGCAACGAGTTCTGCGTCCTCGGCCCGGGCTGA
- a CDS encoding helix-turn-helix transcriptional regulator: MRADRLVSLVLLLRQHGRLSAAALARELEVSTRTVLRDIEALSAAGVPVYAERGRHGGFALLPGFRTELTGLNHDEALALLIAGSRRGAQAFGLGSALASAMLKVVDALPESYRDTAAGAAERLLIDPEIDLLSRRLVDEEVPDAVVAEVRRAVLAGHKLRIRYAAVGQTPKWRTVDPIGLVTVREQGYLLATRSGEDRTYRLSRVLAAEELAEPAQRPDRVDLDRVWQERSTRFRTGGDQVIVLVRVHPARREDLVGTALAVLAEEADSDGWLRLKVSFQDSRHAEWALWQLAMSAEALAPQWLRDSLRDRATAIASRYEVSSPSPPARPAGTAAPGLRRG; encoded by the coding sequence ATGCGCGCCGACCGGTTGGTCTCGCTGGTGCTGCTGCTGCGGCAGCACGGCCGGCTGTCCGCGGCCGCGCTGGCCCGCGAGCTGGAGGTGTCCACCCGCACCGTGCTGCGCGACATCGAGGCGCTGTCCGCGGCCGGCGTCCCGGTCTACGCCGAACGCGGCCGGCACGGCGGTTTCGCGTTGTTGCCCGGTTTCCGGACCGAGCTCACCGGCCTGAATCACGACGAGGCCCTTGCCCTGCTGATCGCCGGGTCGCGGCGCGGCGCGCAGGCCTTCGGCCTCGGTTCGGCGCTCGCTTCGGCGATGCTCAAGGTGGTCGACGCACTGCCCGAGAGCTATCGGGACACCGCGGCCGGCGCGGCCGAGCGACTGCTCATCGACCCGGAGATCGACCTCCTCTCACGCCGGCTGGTCGATGAGGAGGTGCCTGACGCCGTGGTGGCCGAGGTCCGGCGCGCGGTGCTGGCCGGGCACAAGCTGCGCATCCGCTACGCGGCCGTGGGCCAGACCCCGAAGTGGCGCACGGTGGACCCGATCGGCCTGGTCACCGTACGCGAGCAGGGCTACTTGCTGGCCACGAGGTCTGGCGAGGACCGCACCTACCGGCTGTCGCGGGTCTTGGCCGCCGAGGAGCTCGCCGAACCCGCGCAGCGACCGGACCGGGTCGATCTGGACCGGGTCTGGCAGGAACGCAGCACGCGGTTTCGGACCGGCGGGGACCAGGTCATCGTGCTGGTACGGGTGCACCCGGCGCGGCGGGAGGACCTGGTGGGCACCGCGCTGGCCGTCCTCGCCGAAGAAGCCGACTCAGACGGCTGGCTGCGGCTGAAGGTGTCCTTCCAGGATTCGAGACACGCCGAATGGGCGCTGTGGCAGCTCGCCATGAGCGCGGAGGCCCTGGCCCCGCAGTGGCTGCGCGACTCCCTGCGCGACCGCGCCACGGCGATCGCCTCCCGCTACGAAGTGAGCAGTCCTTCCCCGCCAGCGCGTCCGGCGGGTACTGCTGCTCCAGGACTCCGCCGGGGGTAG
- a CDS encoding RidA family protein has protein sequence MERTAVNPWAWSVEMGYNQGEIVSGHTRTLYCSGQTAMSGEGKPQHADDMAAQLALSLDNLEAVLGEAGMSLANLVRLNVYTTDVDRLFEHYGVLASRLGAAGVAPSTTMLGVTRLAIPDLMVELEGTAVA, from the coding sequence ATGGAGCGAACGGCGGTCAACCCGTGGGCGTGGTCGGTGGAGATGGGCTACAACCAGGGCGAGATCGTCTCCGGGCACACCCGGACCCTGTACTGCTCCGGGCAGACCGCGATGAGCGGCGAGGGCAAGCCCCAGCATGCCGATGACATGGCGGCGCAGCTGGCGCTGAGCCTCGACAACCTGGAGGCCGTGCTCGGCGAGGCCGGCATGTCCCTCGCGAACCTCGTCAGGCTCAACGTCTACACCACCGACGTCGATCGGCTCTTCGAGCACTACGGCGTGCTGGCGTCGCGGTTGGGCGCCGCCGGGGTGGCGCCGTCCACCACGATGCTCGGGGTGACCCGGCTGGCGATCCCCGACCTGATGGTCGAGCTCGAGGGAACCGCCGTCGCGTGA
- a CDS encoding DUF488 domain-containing protein — translation MVTIGVYGFDGESFLQRLRHADVRLLLDVRRRRGVRGPEYAWANSLRLQAALAHAGIAYEHHRELAPTTELRRLQYAEDDRQGVGKRSRRELAAEYTRRYTIEILARADLAPIVSALAGGGTAALLCVERDPEACHRSLIAQRLTEEHRVTVEHLRPL, via the coding sequence ATGGTGACAATCGGCGTCTACGGCTTCGACGGCGAGTCCTTCCTGCAAAGGCTGCGGCACGCGGACGTCCGCCTGCTGCTCGACGTACGCCGGCGCCGCGGTGTGCGCGGACCCGAGTACGCCTGGGCGAACTCACTCCGGCTGCAGGCGGCCCTCGCCCATGCCGGGATCGCGTACGAGCACCACCGTGAGCTCGCCCCGACCACCGAGTTACGCCGGCTCCAGTACGCCGAGGATGACCGCCAAGGGGTCGGCAAGCGCTCGCGCCGCGAACTCGCCGCCGAGTACACCCGCCGCTACACCATCGAGATCCTCGCCCGCGCCGACCTCGCGCCGATCGTGTCGGCGCTGGCGGGCGGCGGGACCGCAGCGCTGCTCTGTGTCGAGCGCGACCCTGAGGCCTGCCACCGCTCGTTGATCGCCCAGCGGCTGACCGAGGAGCACCGCGTCACGGTCGAGCACCTCCGGCCGTTGTGA
- a CDS encoding DUF4097 family beta strand repeat-containing protein, whose protein sequence is MQKFDTPAAISAVLDIPSGRLQFIAADQTDTTVEVRPTNASKSRDVKAAEQTTVAYADGVLRIETSAAKNQYLGPSGSIDVTVKLPAGSRVEAKSACAELRTAGRLGDVAFEGAYRQITLEETAGLRLTATDGDVEVGRLGGSAEISTARGDIRIAEASGGKVVLRTESGDISIAAAAGVSAALDAGTTYGRITNSLKNDGTAELDIHATTSNGDITARSL, encoded by the coding sequence ATGCAGAAGTTCGACACCCCCGCCGCGATCTCCGCCGTCCTGGACATCCCCTCGGGACGCCTGCAGTTCATCGCCGCCGACCAGACCGACACCACGGTCGAGGTCCGGCCCACGAACGCCTCCAAGAGCCGCGACGTGAAGGCGGCCGAGCAGACCACGGTCGCCTACGCCGACGGCGTCCTGCGCATCGAGACGTCCGCGGCCAAGAACCAGTACCTCGGCCCGTCCGGATCCATCGACGTGACGGTCAAGCTGCCCGCCGGCTCCCGCGTCGAGGCGAAGAGCGCCTGTGCCGAGCTCCGGACCGCCGGCCGCCTCGGCGACGTCGCCTTCGAGGGCGCGTACCGCCAGATCACGCTTGAGGAGACCGCGGGCCTGCGCCTCACCGCGACCGACGGCGACGTCGAGGTCGGCCGGCTGGGCGGCTCCGCCGAGATCAGCACCGCACGCGGCGACATCCGCATCGCCGAGGCCAGCGGCGGCAAGGTCGTGCTCCGTACCGAGTCCGGCGACATCTCGATCGCCGCCGCCGCCGGCGTCTCGGCCGCCCTGGACGCCGGAACCACCTACGGCCGCATCACCAACTCCCTCAAGAACGACGGCACCGCCGAACTCGACATCCACGCCACCACCTCCAACGGCGACATCACCGCCCGAAGCCTGTGA
- a CDS encoding isochorismatase family cysteine hydrolase has protein sequence MIGTSYEASRTGLLLVDPYNDFLSEGGKIWPRLKEIAQRVGLLDNLRAVVAAAREAGIQVFVVPHRQWQPGDYDDWSHPNPTQRGIQERHSFAKGSWGGEWHPDLAPRDGDVVVKEHWAQSGFANTDLDLLLRQHGITQVIIIGVLANTCIESTGRYAMELGYHVTLVRDATAAFTAEMLHAAHELNGPTYAHAILTTADLLTAVRSAQ, from the coding sequence ATGATCGGCACGTCCTACGAAGCCAGCCGGACCGGGCTCCTCCTGGTCGATCCCTACAACGACTTCCTGTCCGAGGGCGGGAAGATCTGGCCCCGGTTGAAGGAGATCGCCCAGCGCGTGGGGCTTCTGGACAATCTACGCGCAGTGGTCGCCGCCGCGCGAGAGGCCGGGATCCAGGTGTTCGTCGTTCCGCATCGGCAGTGGCAGCCCGGGGACTACGACGACTGGAGCCACCCCAATCCCACCCAGCGCGGGATCCAGGAGCGCCATTCCTTCGCGAAGGGCAGCTGGGGCGGCGAGTGGCATCCCGATCTCGCCCCCCGGGACGGCGACGTCGTCGTCAAAGAACACTGGGCACAGAGCGGCTTCGCCAACACCGATCTCGACCTGCTGCTCCGGCAGCACGGCATCACCCAGGTCATCATCATCGGCGTGCTCGCCAACACCTGCATCGAGTCGACCGGCAGGTACGCCATGGAGCTCGGGTACCACGTGACCCTGGTACGGGACGCGACCGCGGCCTTCACCGCCGAGATGCTGCACGCGGCTCACGAGCTGAACGGGCCGACCTACGCACACGCCATCCTGACGACAGCGGACCTCCTCACGGCAGTCCGGTCCGCTCAATAA
- a CDS encoding FAD-dependent monooxygenase: protein MTNSRQLANRTVLISGASVAGPALAFWLRRYGFTPTVVELAPALRDGGYKVDLRGVAMQVVERMGMLEAVRRASTAIRGGSWVAESGKPLANLGPDLIGMRAPGDDEVMRGDLAQLLHGATRDSCEYLFGDTITALHEGPDGVDVTFRHAPPRRFDLVIGADGLHSTVRRLAFGPPERYVHPLGMHAAVFTVPNHLGLDHWELLYPTPGKVVNVYATRPDTAKAQFVFPSPAVLPDRFDRAAQQRVLTEAFAGVGWESDALLRAMPHSPDFYFTPVSQVRMDHWSTGRIALVGDAAYSPSPLSGQGTSLALVGAYVLAGEMSAAAGDHRAAYAGYREAMREYVDVNVALGASNAAQMVAGSPRQIKMQTTMMRLVNRLPWKDLAMRPIMKPLNEAANALTLAAY from the coding sequence ATGACGAACTCACGGCAACTCGCCAACCGCACCGTTCTGATCTCCGGCGCCAGCGTGGCCGGCCCCGCCCTGGCCTTCTGGCTGCGCCGCTACGGATTCACCCCCACCGTGGTCGAGCTGGCCCCCGCGCTGCGCGACGGCGGCTACAAGGTCGACCTGCGCGGCGTGGCCATGCAGGTCGTCGAGCGGATGGGCATGCTGGAGGCCGTACGGCGGGCAAGCACCGCCATCCGCGGCGGGTCGTGGGTCGCCGAGAGCGGCAAGCCGCTGGCCAACCTGGGCCCCGACCTCATCGGCATGCGCGCTCCCGGCGACGACGAGGTGATGCGGGGCGACCTCGCCCAGCTCCTCCACGGCGCGACCCGTGACAGCTGCGAATACCTGTTCGGCGACACGATCACCGCTCTGCACGAAGGCCCCGACGGCGTCGACGTCACCTTCCGCCACGCCCCGCCGCGCCGCTTCGACCTCGTCATCGGCGCCGACGGCCTGCACTCGACCGTACGCCGCCTGGCCTTCGGCCCGCCGGAGCGCTACGTCCACCCCCTCGGGATGCACGCGGCCGTCTTCACCGTCCCCAACCACCTCGGGCTCGACCACTGGGAGCTGCTCTACCCGACGCCCGGCAAGGTGGTGAACGTCTACGCCACCAGGCCCGACACCGCGAAGGCGCAGTTCGTCTTCCCGAGCCCCGCCGTCCTGCCCGACCGCTTCGACAGGGCCGCCCAGCAGCGCGTACTGACCGAGGCGTTCGCCGGCGTCGGATGGGAGAGTGACGCGCTGCTGCGCGCCATGCCGCACTCGCCGGACTTCTACTTCACGCCGGTCAGCCAGGTCCGCATGGACCACTGGTCCACCGGCCGGATCGCCCTGGTCGGCGACGCCGCCTACAGCCCGTCCCCGCTGTCCGGGCAGGGCACCAGCCTCGCGCTGGTGGGCGCGTACGTGCTCGCCGGCGAGATGAGCGCGGCGGCGGGCGACCACCGTGCGGCTTATGCCGGATATCGGGAAGCGATGCGCGAGTACGTGGATGTGAACGTGGCGCTCGGCGCGAGCAACGCCGCGCAGATGGTCGCGGGCAGCCCGCGGCAGATCAAGATGCAGACCACGATGATGCGGCTGGTCAACCGCCTACCGTGGAAGGACCTGGCGATGCGGCCGATCATGAAGCCGCTCAACGAGGCCGCCAACGCGCTCACGCTCGCGGCATACTGA
- a CDS encoding helix-turn-helix domain-containing protein, with product MLTQPAFGRRLKQLRTERGLTQAELAGEGMSTGYLSRLESGARPPTEEAVAHLARQLGVAPEDLAEPPDWSLARSLATTVGLDVEETGELLARALRTAGSEDPLLRWQALWQVAEWRRRNREHAEERVCLDALVALAEELGLPELRARARARLARAQREAGQVPAAVETAIGAYRLAAEEGLTPHIVADTLLALVSSLAEAGRMAEARQHADELLDVAAGLPAGRLLAEAAWTVAGVRLRQGEPQVALKLVNDALEQLQGRLDPAMWVRLRIVAARLHLNLTPPETEPARRRIEEVEACLPFAGTPTVEQELLALRARLAFHTGHTDEARALLDRLADAHDHLGYQEQVRLDVLRNQLLLLDGKQDEGMRGLRTLAEQAQERANFDLAAEIWRHAAESLARTGGETRS from the coding sequence ATGCTGACGCAGCCCGCCTTCGGCCGACGGCTCAAGCAGCTGAGGACCGAACGCGGCCTGACCCAGGCCGAGCTCGCGGGCGAGGGCATGTCCACCGGATACCTCTCCCGCCTGGAGTCCGGGGCCCGGCCCCCCACCGAGGAGGCCGTGGCCCACCTGGCCCGCCAGCTCGGCGTCGCCCCCGAGGACCTGGCCGAACCTCCGGACTGGTCGCTGGCGCGCAGCCTGGCCACCACCGTCGGACTCGACGTGGAGGAGACGGGCGAGCTGCTGGCCCGAGCCCTGCGTACGGCGGGCAGCGAGGACCCTTTGCTGCGTTGGCAAGCGCTGTGGCAAGTCGCCGAATGGCGACGCCGCAACAGGGAGCACGCCGAGGAACGCGTCTGCCTGGACGCGTTGGTGGCGCTCGCCGAAGAGCTCGGCCTGCCCGAGTTGCGCGCCCGAGCCCGGGCGCGGCTGGCGCGCGCCCAACGCGAGGCGGGCCAGGTGCCGGCCGCGGTCGAGACCGCGATCGGCGCCTACCGCCTGGCAGCCGAGGAGGGCCTGACACCACACATCGTGGCCGACACCCTCCTCGCGCTGGTGTCCTCGCTGGCCGAGGCGGGCCGGATGGCCGAGGCCCGGCAGCACGCCGACGAACTCCTCGACGTGGCCGCGGGCCTGCCCGCCGGCAGGCTCCTGGCGGAGGCGGCGTGGACCGTGGCCGGCGTACGGCTGCGCCAGGGCGAGCCCCAGGTGGCGCTGAAGCTGGTCAACGACGCCCTGGAGCAGCTCCAAGGTCGCCTCGACCCGGCCATGTGGGTGCGGCTGCGCATCGTCGCGGCCCGCCTCCACCTCAACCTCACCCCGCCCGAGACCGAGCCCGCGCGGCGCCGGATCGAGGAGGTCGAGGCGTGCCTGCCGTTCGCCGGCACTCCCACGGTCGAGCAGGAACTGCTCGCGCTGCGCGCCCGCCTGGCCTTCCACACCGGGCACACCGACGAAGCCCGCGCCCTGCTCGACCGGCTCGCCGACGCGCACGACCACCTGGGCTACCAGGAGCAGGTCCGCTTGGACGTGCTGCGCAACCAGCTCCTGCTGCTGGACGGCAAGCAGGACGAAGGCATGCGGGGCCTGCGGACGCTGGCCGAGCAGGCGCAGGAGCGCGCCAACTTCGACCTGGCCGCGGAGATCTGGCGCCACGCCGCCGAGTCGCTGGCTCGGACTGGCGGCGAGACCCGGTCATAG